A region from the Streptomyces sp. 3214.6 genome encodes:
- a CDS encoding GntR family transcriptional regulator — MSLDPESGRPLYMQLADVIESRIRSGEYAPDRMIPASLRLSEEYGIAHMTVRRAMRELRERGLIYTVSGKGSYVVPKPPIITPEVDTATSDESTD; from the coding sequence ATGTCCCTTGACCCCGAATCAGGCCGACCGCTGTACATGCAGCTCGCTGACGTGATCGAGTCCAGGATCCGCAGCGGGGAGTACGCACCCGACCGCATGATCCCCGCGTCACTCCGACTCTCCGAGGAGTACGGCATTGCCCATATGACCGTGCGCCGGGCTATGCGAGAGCTGCGTGAGCGTGGCTTGATCTACACCGTGTCCGGCAAAGGGTCCTATGTGGTGCCCAAGCCACCAATCATCACCCCCGAAGTCGACACGGCCACGAGCGACGAGTCCACCGACTGA
- a CDS encoding WXG100 family type VII secretion target — protein MSGAHYEELAVTYGTMDALATELGNQATKLEEDLEALRQAVLNVSSGWGGEAFQQFQSKSEEWNKHARGIHAALLQISHQVHGAGGDYRGGDLKGASYFM, from the coding sequence ATGTCCGGAGCGCATTACGAGGAACTTGCCGTCACCTACGGCACCATGGACGCGCTCGCCACCGAGCTCGGTAACCAGGCCACGAAGCTCGAGGAAGACCTCGAAGCGCTGAGGCAGGCCGTGCTCAACGTGTCCTCGGGCTGGGGCGGCGAGGCGTTCCAGCAGTTCCAGAGCAAGAGCGAGGAGTGGAACAAGCACGCCCGAGGCATCCACGCGGCGCTGCTCCAGATCTCGCACCAGGTCCACGGCGCCGGCGGTGACTACCGAGGCGGCGACCTGAAGGGCGCCAGCTACTTCATGTAG
- a CDS encoding WXG100 family type VII secretion target — protein sequence MVDRKLNDGDVQKLQKEVIDRYDNIRGSLAKLQGTIDMIEKAWTGQGANAFNTKQTEINGHMVAIGKMLDDFLEGIHMTKTDKQNLEDQITSDMTKISVEDLGGKTSALNSY from the coding sequence ATGGTCGACCGCAAGCTCAATGACGGCGACGTACAGAAGCTCCAAAAGGAAGTCATCGATCGATACGACAACATCAGGGGCTCGCTCGCGAAACTGCAGGGCACGATCGACATGATCGAGAAGGCGTGGACCGGCCAGGGTGCCAACGCGTTCAACACCAAGCAGACGGAAATCAACGGCCACATGGTCGCGATCGGCAAGATGCTCGACGACTTCCTCGAGGGCATCCACATGACCAAGACCGACAAGCAGAACCTCGAAGACCAGATCACGTCGGACATGACCAAGATCTCGGTCGAGGATCTCGGCGGAAAGACTTCGGCGCTCAACAGCTACTGA
- a CDS encoding S8 family serine peptidase — MVAGSSRRGGRSASFAERNGRRVSAVCSALGALAVLSAGLAPSASAADVQSEQWYLSAMKADEMWKVSTGKGVKVAVIDSGVNPATSSLKGQVLSAEVPTAVAYGATKDYTGHGTTMAELIAGTGVGDGLKGLAPGAKIVPYRIAYDDLKDKAERKKTANSAQAIRAAADSDAKIINMSYGSPGDSAEEAAAIKYAQSKGKLMFAAVGNDGEKKSVIGYPAAYPYVVGVAASDENGTVGKFSDHGNYVDLASPGLNVPSWCDETFRSYCAGKGTSQATAIASASAALVWSAHPKWTANQVLASLIDTAGRDWAKDDPSTYLGYGLIRPRMVLEKSDFNPGPANTDPLAKENATGVTDAAGNSPSASASTSSQASKGTSDGQTSAAGSTSDTSDNSTMWVALGAAAAVLVIGGGAFAVIRSRRGA, encoded by the coding sequence ATGGTGGCAGGGAGCAGCCGACGCGGCGGGCGGAGCGCGTCTTTCGCGGAACGAAACGGGAGACGGGTTTCCGCCGTCTGTTCAGCGCTCGGTGCCTTGGCCGTCCTCTCGGCAGGTCTGGCTCCGAGCGCGTCGGCCGCCGACGTTCAGTCCGAGCAGTGGTACCTGTCGGCGATGAAGGCCGACGAGATGTGGAAGGTGAGCACTGGCAAGGGAGTCAAGGTTGCTGTCATTGACTCGGGCGTCAACCCTGCAACCTCCTCTCTGAAGGGGCAGGTACTTTCCGCCGAGGTGCCGACAGCCGTCGCCTACGGTGCCACAAAGGACTACACGGGCCACGGAACGACCATGGCGGAGTTGATCGCTGGTACTGGTGTCGGCGACGGCCTGAAAGGTCTTGCCCCCGGAGCAAAGATCGTCCCTTACCGGATTGCGTATGACGATCTCAAGGACAAAGCCGAGAGGAAGAAGACCGCGAATTCGGCGCAAGCGATTAGGGCCGCTGCTGACAGCGATGCCAAAATCATCAACATGTCCTACGGTAGCCCTGGAGACAGTGCGGAGGAGGCGGCGGCGATCAAGTACGCCCAATCCAAGGGCAAGTTGATGTTCGCCGCCGTTGGCAACGACGGGGAGAAGAAGAGCGTCATCGGCTATCCGGCTGCATACCCTTATGTGGTCGGAGTCGCTGCCTCGGACGAGAACGGAACCGTCGGAAAATTCTCGGATCACGGCAATTACGTTGACCTCGCTTCTCCCGGCCTCAACGTCCCGAGTTGGTGCGACGAGACGTTCCGTTCGTACTGCGCAGGCAAGGGCACCAGCCAAGCCACAGCCATCGCGTCCGCCTCAGCAGCCCTCGTCTGGTCCGCCCACCCCAAGTGGACGGCCAACCAGGTCCTCGCCAGCCTGATCGACACCGCCGGGCGTGACTGGGCGAAGGACGACCCGAGCACGTACCTCGGATACGGACTGATCCGCCCCCGCATGGTGCTGGAGAAAAGCGACTTCAACCCCGGCCCGGCCAACACCGACCCGCTCGCCAAGGAGAACGCGACGGGTGTCACGGATGCGGCGGGCAACTCACCCTCCGCTTCCGCATCAACCTCGTCACAGGCCTCGAAGGGCACTTCAGACGGCCAGACTTCGGCGGCAGGATCAACTTCCGACACCTCCGACAACTCCACAATGTGGGTTGCGCTCGGAGCCGCGGCGGCTGTCCTGGTGATCGGCGGCGGCGCCTTCGCCGTGATCCGCTCCCGGCGGGGCGCCTGA
- a CDS encoding WXG100 family type VII secretion target: MSGDRKKPDHYQAERLDAAQQNSGVDDAVNKAAVISPPPAGSPGGFGKTSFEGYDLNAMIDIVESASPETMESAATALVDARDAINDAANELSRNLGNVDWEGEAHTAFYTWGMNLTTTALALASYTDEVGTQILAASSGLASVRKSMPPRDSRIVPKKVDDIPTPQRVDGNAEYTAAVKAEQDRQEAINQMYRLASFYTVSSGMMELAEEPTFPKMPDVGVPAPTGGREVEPPGGQTGLGAGTHSSESVRPHSVNASIERPQSDASLPSARGLDDPATGPDHHVGTEIDSVGTLPPQDTAKPMTVVPPSTAGPSATSTGSVPPFAPTGVPPTFRGPAGRTSGFGGVPGSRLPTSAQGRVGGMPGGTAAGRTGTGPMGPTGRTAATGKTGGRTTGPMGRGVVGGVPKAGGQAAGRTGGVPRGPVTSMGATNPGRSGAGRTGAGRAGDGVVGGRPVTGGAPGANSSRLPRGTVVGGEGAPTSRVAGERPGQRGVIGTPGSTTGTGAGQAARRSVGSPEGVVGTPKGRVSGSRNNGNTPGGPGAARGSARNQGSGEARSRRDERRDDVSTTD; encoded by the coding sequence ATGAGCGGCGACAGGAAGAAGCCGGACCACTACCAGGCGGAACGCCTGGACGCCGCCCAGCAGAACAGCGGCGTGGACGATGCGGTCAACAAGGCCGCGGTGATCAGCCCCCCGCCCGCCGGCAGCCCTGGCGGCTTCGGCAAGACCAGCTTCGAGGGCTACGACCTCAACGCCATGATCGACATCGTCGAGTCGGCGAGCCCGGAGACCATGGAGAGCGCGGCCACGGCCCTCGTCGACGCCCGGGACGCCATCAACGACGCCGCCAACGAACTCAGCCGCAACCTCGGCAATGTCGACTGGGAGGGCGAGGCCCACACCGCCTTCTACACCTGGGGCATGAACCTCACCACCACGGCCCTCGCGCTCGCCAGCTACACCGACGAGGTAGGCACCCAGATCCTGGCAGCAAGCTCCGGCCTCGCCTCAGTACGCAAGTCCATGCCCCCGCGCGACAGCCGCATCGTCCCCAAGAAGGTCGACGACATCCCGACGCCTCAGCGGGTCGACGGCAACGCGGAGTACACGGCAGCGGTCAAGGCCGAGCAGGACCGCCAAGAGGCGATCAACCAGATGTACCGGCTGGCGTCGTTCTACACGGTGTCGAGCGGGATGATGGAGCTGGCGGAGGAGCCGACGTTTCCGAAGATGCCGGATGTGGGGGTGCCTGCGCCGACCGGTGGCAGGGAGGTGGAGCCTCCTGGGGGACAGACAGGCCTTGGTGCTGGCACGCACAGCTCGGAAAGCGTGCGTCCTCATTCGGTGAATGCTTCGATCGAGCGGCCGCAGTCGGACGCCTCTCTGCCGTCCGCCAGAGGGCTGGACGATCCCGCCACGGGCCCGGACCACCACGTCGGTACGGAGATCGACAGCGTCGGTACATTGCCGCCGCAGGACACGGCGAAGCCGATGACCGTTGTGCCGCCCTCGACGGCAGGTCCCAGCGCAACTTCAACGGGATCAGTTCCTCCCTTTGCCCCCACTGGTGTACCTCCCACTTTCCGGGGGCCGGCCGGGCGTACCTCAGGGTTCGGCGGCGTACCGGGAAGCAGGTTGCCCACCTCGGCGCAGGGGCGCGTAGGCGGTATGCCGGGCGGCACCGCGGCAGGACGTACGGGAACCGGCCCCATGGGGCCGACGGGACGTACCGCTGCGACAGGGAAGACAGGCGGCCGCACCACTGGTCCCATGGGGCGAGGTGTGGTCGGCGGCGTGCCGAAGGCCGGTGGCCAGGCGGCAGGACGTACTGGCGGTGTCCCACGCGGTCCCGTCACCAGCATGGGTGCCACGAACCCCGGACGTTCGGGCGCTGGGCGCACTGGCGCCGGACGTGCCGGCGATGGCGTTGTCGGCGGGAGGCCTGTCACCGGGGGCGCCCCCGGCGCCAACAGTTCCAGGTTGCCGCGAGGCACGGTCGTCGGCGGTGAGGGCGCTCCCACGTCGCGTGTCGCGGGCGAGAGGCCCGGCCAGCGTGGCGTGATCGGGACACCCGGCTCGACGACGGGCACGGGCGCGGGACAGGCGGCTCGCCGCTCCGTCGGTAGCCCTGAGGGTGTGGTCGGAACGCCGAAGGGACGAGTTTCCGGAAGTAGGAACAACGGAAACACGCCCGGCGGCCCGGGCGCGGCGCGTGGTTCTGCGCGCAATCAGGGTTCAGGCGAGGCACGTTCGCGCCGTGACGAGCGGCGCGATGACGTGTCGACGACCGACTGA
- a CDS encoding WXG100 family type VII secretion target → MADSWVGGDIGGLRTMADTYKNAKDKLDDVITPISRAVEALVGDAAWKGEAAETFRSTWSEDALTAGAFANLVHDAGDILSDLADALTTCETALQNAEHVATRNGVPMAAMGAPQAIVTANPPSAEDQKTISAMGEYDKVRQEVLHTAQHARLVAADKLRGLYAQVTAPASTGDKITIADYLRGLYAYDAEDARAGGAKARTKIDDAKTEANAAKKELRAERKAYQKAGRALPHDLPAKGAYADAVMKVDSLEEAVARADHGSTALPYDRALNVKLADAADALRAGKSLEKLPDFLKEVPVLDVAAAGACGILEASDDHDKGWSWQKSVAVDGGANVAGLVAGTAITAGVVAALPFEAPVAAVAVAGGLVVIGATGIIDHSFHEHWSEDIHDHGVVGGVLHGTGHVLSETGDDFVRLKDDVWHGIKSIF, encoded by the coding sequence ATGGCCGACAGCTGGGTCGGCGGCGACATCGGCGGACTGCGCACGATGGCCGACACGTACAAGAACGCCAAGGACAAACTCGACGACGTCATCACCCCGATCAGCCGCGCCGTCGAGGCGCTGGTCGGCGACGCGGCCTGGAAGGGCGAGGCGGCGGAGACCTTCCGCTCCACCTGGAGCGAGGACGCGCTGACGGCAGGCGCCTTCGCCAACCTCGTCCACGACGCGGGCGACATCCTCTCCGACCTCGCCGACGCCCTCACCACCTGTGAGACCGCCCTGCAGAACGCCGAACACGTCGCGACCCGCAACGGCGTCCCCATGGCCGCGATGGGAGCGCCCCAGGCGATCGTCACCGCGAACCCGCCCAGCGCCGAGGACCAGAAGACGATCTCCGCGATGGGCGAGTACGACAAGGTGCGCCAGGAGGTGCTGCACACAGCGCAGCACGCCCGGCTGGTCGCGGCGGACAAGCTGCGGGGGCTGTACGCACAGGTGACGGCGCCCGCGTCAACCGGCGACAAGATCACAATCGCCGACTATCTGCGCGGGCTGTACGCCTACGACGCCGAGGACGCCCGGGCCGGCGGAGCGAAGGCCCGCACCAAGATCGACGACGCCAAGACGGAGGCGAACGCCGCCAAGAAGGAACTCCGCGCCGAGCGCAAGGCATACCAGAAGGCGGGCCGCGCCCTGCCCCACGACCTCCCGGCCAAGGGCGCGTACGCCGACGCGGTCATGAAGGTGGACTCGCTCGAAGAGGCCGTGGCCCGCGCCGACCACGGCAGCACGGCACTGCCGTACGACCGGGCCCTCAACGTCAAACTGGCCGACGCAGCGGACGCGCTCCGCGCAGGCAAGAGCCTGGAGAAGCTGCCGGACTTCCTCAAAGAAGTCCCGGTCCTGGACGTTGCCGCGGCCGGCGCCTGCGGGATCCTCGAAGCCTCTGACGACCACGACAAGGGCTGGTCGTGGCAGAAGTCGGTCGCCGTCGACGGCGGGGCGAACGTCGCCGGCCTGGTGGCCGGTACGGCCATCACGGCGGGCGTCGTGGCCGCCCTGCCCTTCGAGGCGCCCGTCGCCGCCGTGGCCGTCGCCGGCGGCCTGGTGGTCATCGGCGCCACCGGCATCATCGACCACTCCTTCCACGAGCACTGGAGCGAGGACATCCACGACCACGGCGTGGTCGGCGGGGTGCTGCACGGCACCGGACATGTCCTCTCCGAGACCGGGGACGACTTCGTACGACTCAAGGATGACGTCTGGCATGGCATCAAGAGCATCTTCTGA
- a CDS encoding DUF6317 family protein, translating into MPPDFKAVLGDLTSMSKTFHDEAVNYRKLHADVAPPLVSGGDAGLDHALKEVADLIVALHIGFADRLDDHGDKVTYASDSFQRHDIDVHGLFEDLMAGDG; encoded by the coding sequence ATGCCGCCCGACTTCAAGGCCGTCCTCGGCGACCTCACCTCGATGTCCAAGACCTTCCACGACGAGGCCGTCAACTACCGCAAGCTGCACGCCGACGTAGCCCCGCCCCTCGTCAGCGGCGGAGATGCCGGGCTCGACCACGCCCTCAAGGAGGTCGCCGACCTCATCGTCGCCCTCCACATCGGCTTCGCCGACCGCCTCGACGACCACGGCGACAAGGTGACGTACGCCAGCGACTCCTTCCAACGGCACGACATCGACGTCCACGGACTGTTCGAGGACCTGATGGCAGGGGACGGCTGA
- a CDS encoding SAV_915 family protein yields MFVPAHPRYADVTDAHGRPTRVSFIAYELFEHQAAGAGTGTGTGTVAFAFTTRDRLVAALGEAQPWVATSIGPLAEAVAEHDVTVLLDPRVAPGHHNWQPDDLAAYAWEVR; encoded by the coding sequence GTGTTCGTCCCGGCCCATCCCCGGTACGCCGACGTCACGGACGCGCACGGCCGTCCGACCCGTGTGTCCTTCATCGCGTACGAACTCTTTGAGCACCAGGCGGCTGGAGCGGGAACCGGAACCGGGACCGGGACCGTGGCCTTCGCCTTCACCACCCGCGACCGGCTCGTCGCCGCGCTCGGCGAGGCCCAGCCCTGGGTCGCCACCTCCATCGGCCCCCTCGCCGAGGCCGTCGCCGAACACGACGTCACGGTGCTCCTCGACCCGCGAGTCGCCCCCGGCCACCACAACTGGCAGCCGGACGACCTGGCCGCCTACGCGTGGGAGGTGCGCTGA
- a CDS encoding contact-dependent growth inhibition system immunity protein, which yields MPLRPLEHDRRYGELDQVIRAYAGRSADDTPDKPSTALTAYLRQTWHTRPWALAIAERQLREYADNPPGRLRLRLGEFYAIPDVGLPEAEIQRWLYCLADHIKHSIEQGEVPPMAAPDTHWEWQTRFPELTQLLGGWFSQDMPDEFDDHDAAVDDYRTTTDPHLVARLVGELHELLALNLDESDYALAVAELGMEVDPPAPYSPSGWLALVAGRLGAPRGQYGPGAQADAP from the coding sequence GTGCCCTTGAGACCCCTCGAACACGACCGCCGCTACGGCGAGTTGGACCAGGTGATCCGTGCCTACGCCGGCCGGTCGGCGGACGACACCCCCGACAAGCCGAGCACTGCCCTGACCGCCTATCTCCGCCAGACCTGGCACACCCGCCCCTGGGCGCTCGCCATCGCCGAGCGCCAACTGCGCGAGTACGCCGACAACCCGCCGGGCCGACTGCGCCTGCGGCTGGGCGAGTTCTACGCGATCCCGGACGTGGGTCTGCCCGAGGCGGAGATCCAGCGGTGGCTGTACTGCCTGGCCGACCACATCAAGCACAGCATCGAACAGGGCGAGGTCCCGCCGATGGCCGCCCCCGACACGCACTGGGAGTGGCAGACCCGCTTCCCGGAACTGACCCAGCTCCTGGGCGGCTGGTTCTCCCAGGACATGCCGGACGAGTTCGACGACCACGACGCGGCTGTCGACGACTACCGCACCACCACCGACCCGCACCTCGTGGCCCGCCTCGTCGGCGAACTGCACGAACTGCTCGCCCTGAACCTGGACGAGTCCGACTACGCCTTGGCCGTCGCCGAGTTGGGCATGGAGGTCGACCCGCCGGCCCCGTACTCACCCAGCGGCTGGCTGGCGCTCGTCGCCGGCCGACTGGGTGCTCCGCGCGGCCAGTACGGCCCCGGCGCGCAAGCGGACGCGCCCTGA
- a CDS encoding RNase A-like domain-containing protein: MRTRTATYPDRATAQWATQQVVTRNEQVVHRWLAQSTRQRLTIEASWPSREEEPVGRVLLQAMMLAGRGAVDVRAARVVLRREPSAAHGFTVHATFPVYL; this comes from the coding sequence TTGCGCACCCGTACCGCCACCTACCCCGACCGCGCGACCGCCCAGTGGGCGACCCAGCAAGTGGTCACCCGCAACGAACAGGTCGTCCACCGCTGGCTGGCGCAGTCCACCCGGCAGCGGCTGACGATCGAGGCGTCGTGGCCGTCCCGTGAGGAGGAGCCCGTCGGACGGGTCCTGCTGCAGGCGATGATGCTGGCGGGCCGCGGTGCCGTCGACGTACGCGCCGCCCGGGTCGTGCTGCGCCGAGAACCGTCCGCCGCGCACGGCTTCACCGTCCACGCCACCTTCCCGGTCTACCTGTAG
- a CDS encoding RNase A-like domain-containing protein translates to MAERRPTDEERAQERSASRPQSPKKSGSDGGFDVQPQHVHYTALVVRDGQFEYDKGATALVDALNEYSQSAGTGWGADSFAAAYKSVNEKFLELWAKSVVSVGGVAVGLTDTANKYTQADWFARKMYGPPPFEKPPPAVIDKPPQYGPVNDIKWSGTGEDADSWDISGILGEVPDFLADVIRPAIEHGLNLGKMHEITPGARDGDLKGMATAWRAVEKDAKAASDNFNSAIKFITNNKGNDEWQGAMKAFCQTIWGTTEWGRTYDAQGNRASMGRSWKTNRSVVPAKQRPIIEILRQTATTVQATLDELAEVRISTAETTTRLGKEAAKATVKDLTTGLDLFELTRLVATLAFGEIVLTFRSHMDKAAADAAVEKYHQAFSDAATKLKRLEIELDEALLSVPTFRAEAARAAAYGARSLDDFKKEHIWQRTESQVPYKYSIDLATEEELYGGHSIDKHVGLTDAQLMQRLRDEATGAGKVDIPAASSFTDLDSAQYYTQHNIRTNTTEIDKWLTGPPPPVPGEKQEFSVDAVPSGPLGRPAVTGRTAPVVNDQATPPQDAHGVLTVLKYEPNLDPPFVVLTSMPQ, encoded by the coding sequence ATGGCCGAGCGGCGGCCCACGGACGAGGAGCGCGCACAGGAGCGATCGGCATCCCGACCCCAGTCACCCAAGAAGAGCGGGAGCGACGGCGGATTCGACGTGCAGCCGCAGCATGTGCACTACACCGCACTCGTGGTGCGCGACGGGCAGTTCGAGTATGACAAGGGCGCCACGGCGCTCGTCGACGCGCTGAACGAGTACAGCCAGTCGGCGGGAACCGGCTGGGGCGCGGATTCCTTCGCGGCGGCGTACAAGTCGGTGAACGAGAAGTTCCTGGAGCTCTGGGCCAAGAGCGTGGTCAGCGTGGGCGGCGTCGCCGTCGGCCTGACGGACACGGCCAACAAGTACACCCAGGCCGACTGGTTCGCCCGCAAGATGTATGGTCCGCCGCCCTTCGAGAAACCGCCGCCCGCTGTCATCGACAAGCCGCCCCAGTACGGCCCGGTCAACGACATCAAGTGGTCCGGCACCGGCGAGGACGCGGACTCCTGGGACATCTCCGGAATCCTCGGCGAGGTCCCCGACTTCCTCGCCGACGTCATCCGGCCCGCGATCGAGCACGGCCTCAACCTCGGCAAGATGCACGAGATCACCCCGGGCGCCAGGGACGGGGACCTCAAGGGCATGGCCACGGCCTGGCGCGCGGTCGAGAAGGACGCCAAGGCGGCGTCGGACAACTTCAACAGCGCCATCAAGTTCATCACCAACAACAAGGGCAACGACGAGTGGCAGGGTGCGATGAAGGCGTTCTGCCAGACCATCTGGGGCACCACCGAATGGGGCAGGACCTACGACGCCCAGGGCAACCGTGCCTCCATGGGCCGCAGTTGGAAGACCAACCGCAGTGTCGTGCCTGCGAAGCAGCGGCCCATCATCGAGATCCTCCGTCAGACCGCGACCACCGTGCAGGCGACCCTCGACGAGTTGGCCGAGGTCCGCATCAGCACCGCGGAGACGACCACCCGACTCGGCAAGGAGGCCGCGAAGGCGACGGTCAAGGACCTGACCACGGGCCTCGACCTGTTCGAGCTGACCCGGCTCGTGGCGACCTTGGCGTTCGGCGAGATCGTGCTGACGTTCCGCTCGCACATGGACAAGGCGGCCGCCGACGCGGCGGTCGAAAAGTACCACCAGGCTTTCAGCGACGCCGCCACCAAGCTGAAGAGGTTGGAGATCGAACTGGACGAGGCGCTGCTCAGCGTGCCCACATTCCGTGCGGAAGCGGCACGCGCGGCGGCGTACGGCGCGCGCTCCCTGGACGACTTCAAGAAGGAACACATCTGGCAGCGCACGGAGAGCCAGGTTCCCTACAAGTACTCCATCGATCTGGCCACTGAGGAGGAACTGTACGGCGGGCACAGCATCGACAAACATGTCGGGCTGACGGATGCGCAGCTGATGCAGCGGTTGCGGGACGAGGCGACCGGAGCGGGCAAGGTCGATATTCCCGCGGCTTCCTCCTTCACCGACCTGGACTCGGCGCAGTATTACACTCAGCACAATATCCGGACCAATACGACGGAAATCGACAAGTGGCTTACAGGCCCGCCGCCTCCGGTGCCGGGTGAAAAGCAGGAATTCTCCGTGGATGCGGTGCCCTCGGGGCCGCTGGGGAGACCAGCGGTGACAGGGCGTACGGCACCGGTGGTGAACGATCAGGCGACGCCGCCACAGGACGCTCACGGTGTCCTGACCGTACTCAAATACGAACCGAACCTGGACCCGCCGTTCGTGGTCCTGACGTCCATGCCCCAATGA
- a CDS encoding WXG100 family type VII secretion target, whose product MSTGAAPDDEHISVSFATLHELAADLEDILKRLNGKLDDLYDRVVPVVLSWQGETREVFVDKLDEWDRSAQDLQAAQKWLHEYVTTGSTNYAAAHLAVLRGWGAG is encoded by the coding sequence ATGTCGACCGGCGCCGCACCCGACGACGAGCACATATCCGTTTCCTTCGCCACCCTCCACGAGCTGGCCGCCGACCTGGAGGACATCCTCAAGAGGCTCAACGGCAAACTGGACGACCTCTACGACCGGGTCGTGCCCGTCGTGCTGTCGTGGCAGGGCGAGACCCGCGAGGTCTTCGTTGACAAACTCGACGAGTGGGACCGCTCCGCCCAGGACCTGCAAGCGGCCCAGAAGTGGCTCCACGAGTACGTGACCACGGGCAGTACCAACTACGCGGCCGCGCATCTCGCGGTGCTGCGGGGTTGGGGGGCCGGCTGA
- a CDS encoding WXG100 family type VII secretion target, with protein MSAQDLTKLAGDLDDMQDHLDKQVQRMDAIVDSIEAGWRGPAASAYRDFHRAAAEDAVRIREVMKLLEEAVRLSRDGFSRDDLEVLARMRRIQVDVASEVNRLSTPNTEAPASAPRSSLDDL; from the coding sequence GTGTCCGCGCAAGACCTCACCAAACTCGCCGGCGACCTCGACGACATGCAGGACCACCTGGACAAGCAGGTGCAGCGCATGGACGCGATCGTCGACAGCATCGAGGCGGGCTGGCGCGGCCCGGCGGCATCGGCGTACCGCGACTTCCACCGGGCGGCGGCCGAGGACGCCGTACGCATCCGTGAAGTGATGAAACTGCTGGAGGAGGCGGTACGGCTGAGCCGCGACGGCTTCTCCCGGGACGACCTCGAGGTGCTCGCCCGGATGCGGCGGATCCAGGTGGACGTCGCCAGCGAGGTGAACCGACTGTCGACGCCGAACACCGAGGCACCGGCGTCGGCGCCGCGCAGCAGCCTCGACGACCTCTAG